A single region of the Drosophila miranda strain MSH22 chromosome 2, D.miranda_PacBio2.1, whole genome shotgun sequence genome encodes:
- the LOC108156984 gene encoding uncharacterized protein LOC108156984 has protein sequence MSSVENEPMDYLKKTGVLPRLVNILKQVIKIKPQPVDPLMYILHQLDCPIIPQAQMKALERKVTRAHDELRYLRDLLIIMGANDELYSSETDEEEYVGCVEGQVSDPKDLKDYGYVCKEDTGDETPDENETEASSFESTQTLKHYIVQAAVAITPVDQDAPAGSYEQPCSSSSICNL, from the exons ATGTCTTCAGTGGAAAATGAACCTATGGACTATTTAAAGAAGACGGGAGTTCTTCCTCGGCTCGTGAATATTTTGAAGCAAGTAATAAAGATCAAACCGCAGCCAGTGGATCCTCTTATGTACATTCTTCATCAGCTGGACTGCCCTATAATTCCCCAG GCCCAAATGAAGGCGCTGGAGCGTAAAGTGACGCGTGCCCACGACGAATTGCGCTACTTGCGAGACCTTCTGATCATTATGGGGGCGAACGACGAGCTCTATAGCAGCGAGACCGACGAAGAGGAGTATGTCGGATGCGTCGAGGGTCAGGTTTCTGACCCAAAAGACTTGAAAGATTACGGTTATGTCTGTAAGGAAGACACTGGCGATGAAACTCCAGATGAGAACGAGACCGAAGCAAGTTCGTTCGAGTCGACGCAAACGCTGAAGCATTACATTGTTCAGGCCGCTGTGGCGATAACTCCTGTCGATCAGGATGCACCGGCTGGATCGTACGAGCAGCCCTGCTCCAGCAGTTCCATCTGCAACTTGTAA